The following DNA comes from Papaver somniferum cultivar HN1 chromosome 4, ASM357369v1, whole genome shotgun sequence.
AGTACCACTTTTCTCTTCCCACTGGTACCAGTTTTCTCTTCATGGCCCAACAACACCAACAGACTCCGCCAATCAATCAACCAACATCAACGTCTGCCAACATTGGCCATTACTCTTCCCTTAACCATGAGTTCCACCAACTCTTCATAAAGCCTTCATCAACAGACCAGGTGATGGCATGACTCGTCTGGATAACCTCTAACCGCTTCAATTTCCCGTTTAAAACCTCTAACTCGTCAGAAAAATGAGCTCTTTGGAGAGCTGGAGTTGAAGAAATAGAAGTGAAGAATAAGATGAGAAATAAAAGATTTGAGTAACATCATCTAGACATTGAAGCCGATTAATGTAAGGATTGTATAATTTTTTGAAAATCACAACAAATCTTAGAAAACTACCTAAGTTCACAAATCTATTAATCTCTAAAATCAATAAAACAAACACCCTAAAATCAGTTCATGATGTCAGACCATAAAATAGAATTTAACACAAAACAATAGATTAAAAATAGATCATAAAATAGAAATTAACACAAGCTATTAACCAAACCATACCTTCGAAGTTCTTCAAACCCTAAGatgaaatcagaaaaaaaaaaaaaaaaaaaaaaacagattcacAGATTAGATTAACAGATTTAACcaatgattgaagaagaaatcgATTAGATTAACAAATGAAACAAATCGTATTTATATTAACATATTCACAAATTAACAAATCGtattatagaagaaaaaaaaacctaaaatagaTTCACAGATGAAATCCTAAAAAACAGACGgtgaaaaaaaactaaaatcgaaACTGATGATGATAAAAGACTTATGCAATCGATAAACTGATGattgaaaccctaaaatataTTAACCTCTTCTTAATCAATTCGGCTGATGGGAGAAAAATAGTGAAGAAGACTGCAGCTgatagaaataaagaagaaaataaataagtaGGAATGAAATAGAGACACTTTGAGGTTCCCTATGAAATGAGGCATGCGAATAAAAGAGACATTggaaaaagaaatgaaatgaaaactCGAGTAGATGGGACATAAAGACCAAGGGAGAAACATCCTCTAGTTCGTTTTAGTGTGAGGTGGAAACATATGTCACGCATGTGAATGGCGCAATCGTAAACTGGCATTGTAAACATGATTGTTCAcgtgaagaaaaatgccttcatCAAATGTGTTGTTGGGGCCAAAACAACTGAATAACTCTTGTTTACATTATCCAAATGCCCTGGAAAAATTAGATAatctttgtgaataatttgacGAGGTACGATTTTTAGTGTGAAGCTATTATCCATGGTGTTTTTTTAGTGTGCAGTTATTATCCACGGTATTCTTCTAGTCTGTGGTGTTTTGGAAAGACCATAATAACCTTGTATTTGTAGATATTCCCTGGTTTCTAGTCGTGGATATTTCCTGCACGGGTTTGAGTGTATATTTCCTGTACAACCTTCTAACTAAAGTAaaaacttctttttcttttataatttctTTTGCTCTTAAGAATTTAAAATCTTTTCAAGATACAGGCACAATGATACAAGACAAATCACATCACGTGCAGGTCAGCAAACGTTGTTGCTCTGTGAAAAGGATTGATGATTACGGTTTATATCCAATGGGTAAAGAAATGAGCTAGTTTTTGGACCCATTGAAAACCCCAATAAACTGATCAGAGGCTTGAATGTGTTTGATCAAATCTttaaatcttgatgatgatgttttctggtttcttttttttgttgttgaagcaTTTCTGTCTGATAGTTGATTTCTCCTTTTCAATTTACTCTTCAATTACTGACTAAACACAAATTTATATGATTCAAATaaaaatgatatttattgcaACCAAATATTAGTGGCACAAtcccttcaaaaataaaataaaaatagcattCACAATGattagtgcaaccaaaaatattatattattattatcaactcaactttattaatcaaataaaacaaaaataatttagCAAGTTCTTGGAAATAAACACAAATATATATGATTTGGGTGGGGTGGAAAACATCTGTCACGCACGTGAATGGCACACGCGGAAACTAGCCTTGTAAAAAAGATTGTTCAGCGAAGAAAAATGCCTACATCAGAATATGTTGTTGGGCCAAAACATCTGAACAACTCTTGGTTACAATTATTTTTAGTGTTCCACTGTCATCCATAGTGTTTTGGAAAGACCATAATAGCCGACACCCACAAATTATTCGCAAAGATTATCTAGTGTGTCCAAGCTCCAAGGCATTTCGATAATTTAAACAATGCTTGTACAGATGCTTTGACCTCAACAACATATTTTGATGTAGGGATTTTTCTTCATGTAGAAATCTTGTTTACATAGTCATCCCTACATAATAGTATGTAGTTAATAATAGTGTAACAGAAATGATGGACAGTAGAAGTCCACATGTATCTCTTTTTCGTCCGGTCCCAcatgtcaaaaaaaaattatccaaccatttcaattttttttggagtgCCTTAAAGGCTTGGTTACGTGTCTATACCGTCAGTTTAGGATCAATGGTTCATGTTTATTCGAGGGAAAGAAAAATACCTGAAGAGAAACCCTAAATCATTTTATTCTCATCATCTCTCTCTCTCCAAAAGAAATAGCTGAAGGTTTCTGTgatattttcttctcttcttttctgaAATCGAAGATCTGGTGAACGATTGACTGTGTCTGTGTTACCTAGAGATGAAGGAGAAGGAATCGAAGAATGATTCTGTTGAGATCAAAGAAAACTCATGGAAAGAGGTTGTTTCTAGGTTTATCCCTAACTTATGATTTTAGATCTGCATAACCGCTATCATGATTGCTtcgattttttctttttggtgatGATTAATGTACTTCCAGGATTTGttaaattattttttcttttttatgctgCTTAAATTAACTGCATATACCCTTGTAtgatgaaaaaaattgatttttttgggagcctggaaatgggataacatcatcttgaatattTTATCTTGATTTAATTATGATAATCTTGTTATAGGTTAGCTTTAATGTTGGTTGTCAAAAATTCTATCATattttgggttaggttaattgtGTTTGTTTGACTCCAGAAATAGGTTAATGGAAATACTTATTTTTAaggtaattatttatttaaaaggaaaataTCCGTCTAACCCAGGTGAGGATACATGTATCTCAATTATTTGGAAGAATACCATAACCTCACCTTTTtagcttcctaaaatcaaggaagacTTAGTAATCCTTATCCAGGATTGGAGTTGCAGTGAGAGAAACACAGTTTAACCGTTTTTCACTGGATGACCCAACCTAGATTGGGATATCCAGGGTACCAGACAAAACtttttttgttcactgtttccgTGATTTTGTCTGTCTTGTCTTGAAGTATAATGTTTTCTGTTAAACAACTAATTTTAATAATCCACATGAAATTTATTTGTACAACTTGACGAATTGTAAATTTAAATAGTTGTcttatttcaattttgtttttgaatgcttgtttatgCAGGGGGCTACTTTTTTACTGTTAACAAGAATGTtcatatttttcttgtttttgtatgTTGCAGTGTCCAAGATAGATACCCTTTTAGACACATTTTTGTCCACATTATATTTCTATCACCTGGAAAGAGATGCAATTGATTTGAAATCGTTTGAGAAAGAGCTTCGTAGGAGGGTAGGTCTGCAAGTAAGTGAAGGTATTGATCTAATATGGGCGGAAGACCCTTGCCAGCCTTTTAGCATTATGCGAACTGATGAGGATTTCTGGATGTTTTAGGATAATGTTGTACCAGGTGGAAGGGGTTCTACTATATGGTTACTTGGCAATATACtgtatccaaaaaaaaatatttctcctGTTAGAAGAAGCCCAGACTTAAGGTTCCTGTTAGAAGAAGCCCCAAACTTGAAGCTAAAGCTAAGGTTGATAAACAACAAGGTACCTCTACATATAAGAAGTTGTTTTAGGACTTATTGAACGAAGTTTACTGCGCATCATAAGTTCCTGAAGCtagtgttgttgataatttcagaGGTTTCTCAAGTACTAAACATTTGTAGTTAATGAATCACCTATAGATGATAATTATTCTGGCTTGCTTGCTTTTGAACAGGTTTAATTTGCATATGTAACAACTGATATTCTGGGTTGGAATGATATCTTTTTGTAACCAGAAATTGATGTAACTCAAATGTTGttttgtaatagtggtaaaaggggatcttttcgaacttgtgaagagaacaatttttttttagatttaaataatttagaaatgtagaaaattcaattaacaagtgatataaattttatggagaagataggggtgatgattccaccattcaataatatttatgtaattttatttattttttattatgcaaatttattaattgttttgattctaactattgccaaaagcagattcttaaaatatcaaagattaattgcaagcataatacatcaagagtataaaactaagcatgtattatcaagagaaaaatatatttgattaataaaaaacatttaaatcatttattttcaatgcaattaatcatatataaatattgcaaaaattaatcaaataaaaattgcCACATAAATATTGCGAGAAAGACTTCTTCCGCCACccttgggattgggtttagctcatcatgttgaaatacctctcaaaatattttattgatgctcaaatggtgtttacaatgaagagaaagacaagaaaaatggtataaaacaggattctgcgacgcACGAAAGGCGTCCCGAATGAACGATACAAGATAAGTTTTGTTAGCACTGTTCCACggtcgcgggaaaggaattggaaattgtcgcaaTTAAGAGAAAATTTTCAATGACTTTCCCTGGACATCCAACGTTCTtcgttcttccttctacaccagcatGGAGCTTTTCTCTGCGTTTCTCTTCTCTTGATTCTACCGACTCCCAGTCTCTCCCAAATGCTCTCCTAACACTCCAACCCCTTTCTCTGAGTCACGTAGCTCCTATTTATACACTCCAGACGCAAGAAATCTCCCTTAATcattccatataatcttcattacgcgggcagtaaagagagaatatttttgagatattttctttctccacgcgtttccagcTCTGATTCTTTCCTTGTTTAACTCTTATACGAATCAAACACTAGTTCCAACTCTCCCATCTCATCTCAGCCATGCATAAACACACGAATTCCCGTGAATAATTCTTCCCTGCACGTACTCCCTTGGTTCCAGCTTGTGGCTTCCCTagacaattctagccaaatttgatcgactaAAACACTTGCAATAGATTTctatatgtcccaggaacaatcccacaaagtttcagccatttaatcttcGTCTAACACCTTCAAACATCAATTGGAAAATCTTCCAGAGACATGTTCttggtttcccgccaaaacagaaaatttgaatgatgaagatggtgtccccctaaccaaaccgggggtgcaaatagcatGAGCCCAAATGAGGTTcgccttatccaaaatgagggtgcctttagtacttttctcccggggtccaaatagcatttttggagcaactttttccacacaagtgtatttctccaaaaacacctacgaacacataaaacatcaaaattagtacaaaaatcgaacactaacaatacagtattgagatcaaattagacacaaaaatgtgtctatcaaatacccccaaacttattatttgttagtcctcgagcaaatataatctagaaaaataaaatgactacacttagcacgtgcagcaagccgttaaaccactaggtagccctaatggcggagtgttgtctccggagggtttaccagaggtgtacccacaaaatctttactccagaccctagctatttacgcagaaccttggaagacactaaagaatctccttggttggcatatttattgactacaggaggaagtaccctgatgcgaaattccaattgttgtacacgagtttgcactcaagcatactaaaattcatataaagtgacagagctctactcagatactttctggacatcataaaccagagtcaaccaatcacatggatagattaagaaggtggatgtacgtggatgatgttgactaaggtgaacctatcctaatggactgagatactggtctggactaatatcaacagactgacatatacaagggaaccagtggtcgataatcctaactctaggtcaactcagctggcatatacaagggtaccagtggtcgactttattgtatttattccggttggtctggtggtctggtctctctttttttttctatttttttttgatatctcagtcactctatttcaccctagcaatggaaaaagtaaaacaaaaagaagtgatcaggattctttcgatgtttccatcacgaggatatggcaaaactaccatgtttttctaacacctgagctctgtgcttttatgaatagactcttctagatgtttccatctaatcagattggttcctcaactcctataaccaagatgttcccatccacttagattggttagtgcaaaccttaatagacataaatttctaagctctggagtttatttattgcaactaaaagctaacaaaaagtttttttcccacccccaaacttaaatctaacattgtactcaatgttctaaagatgaaattaaaagcatgaacaaggagaaactgatatcactggagggaaaagaaataaggaaggatattaccgtatcacatgagcgATGGAGCCTCCcaataaatgctaaatttatagtcattagctagacatcaaatacctctaaaagaattgtcacctttcaaagtcgtataccaatagtcgaaacaattgtgggtccataagaccaaatagaactaacaccaatatgagacaactgtactggtttagaaaaatgaaaagaaggagcacgtcctcatctagggtttctatcaagacaactgggtttatctggggtGCATAATTGAGCTTCATATGTGGGTCTCGATCTGAGAAATGGGTCTCTAATacatgggttacctcctggacaatgtcaggaggatcgggttgcggagtccgAATAGACTCCAGTGATATCTCAGACGCACATGGCtcaagtcccaagttagggactctaattagggatacttgacgatcacaagaatcatcaccACCcctaaacttagggttttcactccTCTCAGACAATCCTctaattattgcttgaatttccggatcttcgcAGTCCTTAAAGTACTCAAGAGATTCCTCTAGtttccacccccaaacttaggattTTGGGTGCCTCcacatagactagtcacaatattcctaatttctagaccatcaggttcttgaaaaaggtcaattgctttcccTAAGTTAGAAtcgggtggttcatcctctacttgcttcatatctgctatggtccactctaaagcttccttattttcttgaagcacggtctctggcctattctcctgttcactatccaaatcggaagctatatcgggtgggcctaaaaatgtataattaggctcTAACGCATGAGGCTCTTTTAAACAAGGTATTAGAGTAGACTCAGAAGTTAGTAATGGTTTGaatctatctttccatatatcaatatcatcatcgaaatccaagctaaaatgggatagacaattcTGTAACGGATCTTCCGgaacgatgtttggtaatgacttctgaactaaggttcctatcatgttcacctcttcgcTCGATTCATCTAACTCGGAGGGTggattactaatattaaaaatattcagctcaatagtcatattaccaaaagatagattcatgataccatttcgacagtttacgATCGCATTgtatgtagctaaaaatgggcgacctaaaatcatcggtatttggttctctgggtcagggacaggttgggtatctaggataacaaaatccacaggatatacaaacttttcgacctcaataagaacatcctggataataccacgaggaattttaacagacctatcagctaactggagtgttatctgggtttCATCTTACCAAGTCCTAggttaaggtacacatggtatggcattaGGTTCACGCTGGCTCCTAATTCAATCAATGCTTTTTCGACACGGTACTTACcaattgtacaagcaatggtaggggaccctgggtctttatacttaggagtagtggtattctgaataatagaactcacatgactagctatggaGGCTTTCTTCTGTACAccgagcttacgctttcgcgtacacaagtccttaaggaacttggcataagagggaatctgcctaattgcatctaataatggaaggttgatagtgaCCTGCTTAAACacttccaatatatcattaaagttggattccctCTTAGTGGGAACTAGGAGTTGTGGGAATGGAGCTCTAGGGACAAAAttaggctcaacaggaccctcattggtctctttagagactctatcagtctcttcattctctggctcagcagggtgaactacatcatgttcactatcaggcatggcaaccttattgtaaACTTTATTTCCGCTCCTAAGGGTtataacagaattcacatgattgtacgatatctctcctttagggttgggttgggtttgactaggaaacttacctttttccctcaaagattcatttatctgactaacctggttttttaactcagaaatagcttgggagttagcataacc
Coding sequences within:
- the LOC113271787 gene encoding uncharacterized protein LOC113271787 isoform X2, yielding MERVSKIDTLLDTFLSTLYFYHLERDAIDLKSFEKELRRRVGLQDNVVPGGRGSTIWLLGNILYPKKNISPVRRSPDLRFLLEEAPNLKLKLRLINNKVPLHIRSCFRTY
- the LOC113271787 gene encoding uncharacterized protein LOC113271787 isoform X1; this encodes MILLRSKKTHGKRLFLVSKIDTLLDTFLSTLYFYHLERDAIDLKSFEKELRRRVGLQDNVVPGGRGSTIWLLGNILYPKKNISPVRRSPDLRFLLEEAPNLKLKLRLINNKVPLHIRSCFRTY